In the genome of Magnolia sinica isolate HGM2019 chromosome 2, MsV1, whole genome shotgun sequence, one region contains:
- the LOC131233499 gene encoding synaptonemal complex protein ZEP1-like isoform X2 — MQKLGFSGVKSLDKLRSITGSVQGSSKSFPAPPRSSDSISYGSFTNLKLTAEKLVKEQASVKTDLEMAHSKLKKSAENIRALELKLQETSNENAKLKVKQKEDVKLWKGLDSKLSSTKTFCDQLTETLQHLAGQVREAEEDKKFFEEKLSTSSKAFDDFQLQMNALSSKLESAEKDIRNRKQELTELAHEKGQLEKRIGDERCVAHDLIMEKDSIIKQLEATVEEDKSGLQILNSKLQEAHFELSSKEDICKCLKATQESLEKEKIALQSSNEDFAQKLLKSGQETKSLEDAINDLAAKIVELDKHSVTASKNVLQLTSTYDTCYKLVQQEKDLAAKHAQQKLDILHERFLHVASENNSFRAEIEELKNKVSELQKVHEIMMVQHAEECCLAEEKIQRLESEAENLVSIKSELEMLVTKLEEKVKLMSEASSLTTNQMQDLLLKISTLESENQDMQEKVQVTLEGKAEQIEALEKEIATRDEHVGSLENQVIQLHEILDEKERLHMQFEEKQKLLEEQRAEASLAMAENTLIEARKQYDLMLEGKQLELTKHLKEISQRNDQAINDIRRKYEVEKLEIVNTEKEKADKLIGEMERKYDEKIAENKEEACRFLSCVQEEHGALINRIQQENEKKESNLRVHHSEELQRVHLQAENELREKTTLLKKEHEVQMKAFRHQHEDECRKLQDELELQKSKEEKQRALLQLQWKVMGDSQHEDLEVNSKKEYSISSIKMKDADAGKGDQLALIRPENVKKNINFPGTMRTPMANLLKKVDKGNTGSQIDIPKHSKKVTRHEYEVETSNGRTITKRRKTKSTVMFGDPAMHKPINAKDSKNGKHIKKVQKVVKGARPCPTNIHELFTEGSLDPYADDPYAFD; from the exons ATGCAGAAGCTAGGGTTTTCGGGCGTGAAGAGCTTAGATAAGCTCAGATCCATCACCGGATCTGTTCAAGGATCATCCAAGAGCTTTCCGGCCCCACCGCGATCTTCGGATTCGATCTCCTATGGAAGTTTCACGAATCTGAAGCTCACCGCAG AGAAGCTGGTTAAAGAACAGGCTTCTGTGAAAACTGATCTTGAAATGGCG CATTCAAAACTGAAGAAATCAGCTGAGAATATTCGTGCCCTGGAGTTGAAATTGCAGGAAACGAGTAATGAAAATGCAAAGCTCAAAGTGAAGCAGAAAGAGGATGTGAAGCTCTGGAAAGGATTAGATTCAAAACTATCTTCGACGAAGACTTTTTGTGACCAGTTGACTGAAACTCTGCAGCACTTGGCTGGTCAGGTTCGAGAAG CTGAGGAAGACAAAAAGTTTTTTGAGGAGAAGTTATCTACGAGTTCGAAAGCATTTGATGATTTTCAGCTTCAAATGAATGCCCTTTCTTCAAAACTAGAGTCCGCCGAGAAAGATATCAGAAACA GGAAACAGGAGCTGACGGAACTTGCACATGAGAAAGGGCAACTGGAAAAAAGAATTGGGGATGAGCGCTGTGTGGCTCATGATCTCATAATGGAAAAAG ACTCTATTATCAAACAATTAGAAGCCACTGTTGAAGAAGATAAGTCAGGCTTGCAAATTCTTAATTCCAAGTTACAAGAGGCACATTTTGAGTTAAGCTCAAAAGAAGACATCTGCAAATGCTTGAAAGCCACTCAGGAAAGTTTGGAGAAAGAAAAGATTGCTCTTCAGTCTAGCAATGAAGATTTTGCACAAAAACTACTCAAATCTGGTCAAGAGACAAAGAGTCTTGAAGATGCCATTAATGACTTGGCGGCAAAAATAGTTGAATTGGATAAACATAGTGTGACTGCTTCGAAGAATGTGCTTCAGTTGACTTCTACGTATGACACTTGCTACAAGTTGGTTCAGCAAGAGAAGGACCTTGCTGCAAAGCATGCTCAACAAAAGCTTGACATACTTCATGAACGATTTCTGCATGTTGCATCAGAAAATAATAGCTTCCGAGCAGAAATTGAAGAACTAAAGAATAAGGTTTCTGAGCTGCAGAAGGTCCATGAAATTATGATGGTGCAACATGCTGAGGAATGCTGTCTAGCAGAAGAGAAAATCCAGAGGTTGGAATCTGAAGCAGAGAATCTTGTTTCAATAAAGAGCGAGTTAGAGATGTTGGTTACTAAGTTGGAGGAGAAAGTTAAACTTATGTCAGAAGCCTCAAGCCTAACTACTAATCAAATG CAAGATTTGTTGCTGAAAATTTCAACATTAGAATCTGAGAATCAAGATATGCAAGAGAAGGTTCAAGTGACACTAGAAGGGAAAGCGGAGCAGATCGAAGCTCTTGAAAAAGAGATTGCAACACGAGACGAACATGTTGGTTCTCTGGAGAACCAAGTCATCCAGCTGCATGAAATTTTAGATGAGAAGGAACGTCTCCATATGCAATTTGAGGAGAAACAGAAGCTGTTGGAGGAGCAAAGAGCAgag GCATCACTTGCCATGGCTGAAAACACACTAATAGAAGCAAGGAAACAATACGATTTGATGCTAGAAGGAAAGCAGTTGGAGTTAACGAAACATTTAAAGGAAATTTCTCAGCGGAATGATCAG GCAATTAATGACATAAGACGGAAGTATGAGGTGGAGAAGCTAGAGATTGTTAATACTGAGAAAGAAAAG GCTGACAAGCTTATCGGGGAAATGGAAAGAAAATATGATGAAAAAATTgcagaaaataaagaagaagcaTGTCGATTCTTATCGTGTGTTCAGGAGGAACATGGTGCATTG ATTAACCGGATCCAACAGGAAAATGAAAAGAAGGAATCAAATCTTAGGGTGCACCACAGTGAAGAGCTACAACGTGTCCATCTACAAGCTGAAAATGAATTGAGGGAG AAAACTACATTGCTGAAGAAAGAACACGAAGTTCAAATGAAAGCTTTTAGGCATCAACACGAAGATGAATGTAGAAAACTACAGGATGAGCTGGAACTCCAGAAGTCAAAG GAAGAAAAACAGAGAGCACTGTTACAGCTGCAGTGGAAAGTAATGGGTGATAGTCAACATGAGGATCTAGAAGTGAACTCAAAGAAG GAATACTCTATTTCATCGATCAAGATGAAGGATGCTGATGCTGGAAAAGGAGATCAGCTTGCTTTGATAAGGCCAGAAAATGTGAAGAAG AACATTAACTTCCCTGGAACAATGCGCACACCTATGGCAAACTTATTGAAGAAAGTAGATAAAGGGAACACGGGAAGCCAAATTGACATTCCTAAGCATAGTAAGAAG GTGACACGTCATGAATATGAAGTTGAAACCTCCAATGGCAGAACGATTACGAAGCGTAGAAAAACAAAGAGTACTGTCATGTTTGGG GATCCAGCTATGCACAAGCCAATAAATGCAAAGGACTCGAAGAATGGCAAACACATCAAGAAAGTACAAAAG GTGGTCAAAGGAGCTCGGCCGTGCCCTACAAATATCCATGAATTGTTTACAGAGGGCTCTTTGGATCCTTATGCTGATGATCCTTATGCATTTGATTAG
- the LOC131233499 gene encoding synaptonemal complex protein ZEP1-like isoform X5 codes for MNALSSKLESAEKDIRNRKQELTELAHEKGQLEKRIGDERCVAHDLIMEKDSIIKQLEATVEEDKSGLQILNSKLQEAHFELSSKEDICKCLKATQESLEKEKIALQSSNEDFAQKLLKSGQETKSLEDAINDLAAKIVELDKHSVTASKNVLQLTSTYDTCYKLVQQEKDLAAKHAQQKLDILHERFLHVASENNSFRAEIEELKNKVSELQKVHEIMMVQHAEECCLAEEKIQRLESEAENLVSIKSELEMLVTKLEEKVKLMSEASSLTTNQMQDLLLKISTLESENQDMQEKVQVTLEGKAEQIEALEKEIATRDEHVGSLENQVIQLHEILDEKERLHMQFEEKQKLLEEQRAEIQASLAMAENTLIEARKQYDLMLEGKQLELTKHLKEISQRNDQAINDIRRKYEVEKLEIVNTEKEKADKLIGEMERKYDEKIAENKEEACRFLSCVQEEHGALINRIQQENEKKESNLRVHHSEELQRVHLQAENELREKTTLLKKEHEVQMKAFRHQHEDECRKLQDELELQKSKEEKQRALLQLQWKVMGDSQHEDLEVNSKKEYSISSIKMKDADAGKGDQLALIRPENVKKNINFPGTMRTPMANLLKKVDKGNTGSQIDIPKHSKKVTRHEYEVETSNGRTITKRRKTKSTVMFGDPAMHKPINAKDSKNGKHIKKVQKVVKGARPCPTNIHELFTEGSLDPYADDPYAFD; via the exons ATGAATGCCCTTTCTTCAAAACTAGAGTCCGCCGAGAAAGATATCAGAAACA GGAAACAGGAGCTGACGGAACTTGCACATGAGAAAGGGCAACTGGAAAAAAGAATTGGGGATGAGCGCTGTGTGGCTCATGATCTCATAATGGAAAAAG ACTCTATTATCAAACAATTAGAAGCCACTGTTGAAGAAGATAAGTCAGGCTTGCAAATTCTTAATTCCAAGTTACAAGAGGCACATTTTGAGTTAAGCTCAAAAGAAGACATCTGCAAATGCTTGAAAGCCACTCAGGAAAGTTTGGAGAAAGAAAAGATTGCTCTTCAGTCTAGCAATGAAGATTTTGCACAAAAACTACTCAAATCTGGTCAAGAGACAAAGAGTCTTGAAGATGCCATTAATGACTTGGCGGCAAAAATAGTTGAATTGGATAAACATAGTGTGACTGCTTCGAAGAATGTGCTTCAGTTGACTTCTACGTATGACACTTGCTACAAGTTGGTTCAGCAAGAGAAGGACCTTGCTGCAAAGCATGCTCAACAAAAGCTTGACATACTTCATGAACGATTTCTGCATGTTGCATCAGAAAATAATAGCTTCCGAGCAGAAATTGAAGAACTAAAGAATAAGGTTTCTGAGCTGCAGAAGGTCCATGAAATTATGATGGTGCAACATGCTGAGGAATGCTGTCTAGCAGAAGAGAAAATCCAGAGGTTGGAATCTGAAGCAGAGAATCTTGTTTCAATAAAGAGCGAGTTAGAGATGTTGGTTACTAAGTTGGAGGAGAAAGTTAAACTTATGTCAGAAGCCTCAAGCCTAACTACTAATCAAATG CAAGATTTGTTGCTGAAAATTTCAACATTAGAATCTGAGAATCAAGATATGCAAGAGAAGGTTCAAGTGACACTAGAAGGGAAAGCGGAGCAGATCGAAGCTCTTGAAAAAGAGATTGCAACACGAGACGAACATGTTGGTTCTCTGGAGAACCAAGTCATCCAGCTGCATGAAATTTTAGATGAGAAGGAACGTCTCCATATGCAATTTGAGGAGAAACAGAAGCTGTTGGAGGAGCAAAGAGCAgag ATTCAGGCATCACTTGCCATGGCTGAAAACACACTAATAGAAGCAAGGAAACAATACGATTTGATGCTAGAAGGAAAGCAGTTGGAGTTAACGAAACATTTAAAGGAAATTTCTCAGCGGAATGATCAG GCAATTAATGACATAAGACGGAAGTATGAGGTGGAGAAGCTAGAGATTGTTAATACTGAGAAAGAAAAG GCTGACAAGCTTATCGGGGAAATGGAAAGAAAATATGATGAAAAAATTgcagaaaataaagaagaagcaTGTCGATTCTTATCGTGTGTTCAGGAGGAACATGGTGCATTG ATTAACCGGATCCAACAGGAAAATGAAAAGAAGGAATCAAATCTTAGGGTGCACCACAGTGAAGAGCTACAACGTGTCCATCTACAAGCTGAAAATGAATTGAGGGAG AAAACTACATTGCTGAAGAAAGAACACGAAGTTCAAATGAAAGCTTTTAGGCATCAACACGAAGATGAATGTAGAAAACTACAGGATGAGCTGGAACTCCAGAAGTCAAAG GAAGAAAAACAGAGAGCACTGTTACAGCTGCAGTGGAAAGTAATGGGTGATAGTCAACATGAGGATCTAGAAGTGAACTCAAAGAAG GAATACTCTATTTCATCGATCAAGATGAAGGATGCTGATGCTGGAAAAGGAGATCAGCTTGCTTTGATAAGGCCAGAAAATGTGAAGAAG AACATTAACTTCCCTGGAACAATGCGCACACCTATGGCAAACTTATTGAAGAAAGTAGATAAAGGGAACACGGGAAGCCAAATTGACATTCCTAAGCATAGTAAGAAG GTGACACGTCATGAATATGAAGTTGAAACCTCCAATGGCAGAACGATTACGAAGCGTAGAAAAACAAAGAGTACTGTCATGTTTGGG GATCCAGCTATGCACAAGCCAATAAATGCAAAGGACTCGAAGAATGGCAAACACATCAAGAAAGTACAAAAG GTGGTCAAAGGAGCTCGGCCGTGCCCTACAAATATCCATGAATTGTTTACAGAGGGCTCTTTGGATCCTTATGCTGATGATCCTTATGCATTTGATTAG
- the LOC131233499 gene encoding synaptonemal complex protein ZEP1-like isoform X3 — protein sequence MQKLGFSGVKSLDKLRSITGSVQGSSKSFPAPPRSSDSISYGSFTNLKLTAEKLVKEQASVKTDLEMAHSKLKKSAENIRALELKLQETSNENAKLKVKQKEDVKLWKGLDSKLSSTKTFCDQLTETLQHLAGQVREAEEDKKFFEEKLSTSSKAFDDFQLQMNALSSKLESAEKDIRNRKQELTELAHEKGQLEKRIGDERCVAHDLIMEKDSIIKQLEATVEEDKSGLQILNSKLQEAHFELSSKEDICKCLKATQESLEKEKIALQSSNEDFAQKLLKSGQETKSLEDAINDLAAKIVELDKHSVTASKNVLQLTSTYDTCYKLVQQEKDLAAKHAQQKLDILHERFLHVASENNSFRAEIEELKNKVSELQKVHEIMMVQHAEECCLAEEKIQRLESEAENLVSIKSELEMLVTKLEEKVKLMSEASSLTTNQMQDLLLKISTLESENQDMQEKVQVTLEGKAEQIEALEKEIATRDEHVGSLENQVIQLHEILDEKERLHMQFEEKQKLLEEQRAEIQASLAMAENTLIEARKQYDLMLEGKQLELTKHLKEISQRNDQAINDIRRKYEVEKLEIVNTEKEKADKLIGEMERKYDEKIAENKEEACRFLSCVQEEHGALINRIQQENEKKESNLRVHHSEELQRVHLQAENELREKTTLLKKEHEVQMKAFRHQHEDECRKLQDELELQKSKEEKQRALLQLQWKVMGDSQHEDLEVNSKKEYSISSIKMKDADAGKGDQLALIRPENVKKVTRHEYEVETSNGRTITKRRKTKSTVMFGDPAMHKPINAKDSKNGKHIKKVQKVVKGARPCPTNIHELFTEGSLDPYADDPYAFD from the exons ATGCAGAAGCTAGGGTTTTCGGGCGTGAAGAGCTTAGATAAGCTCAGATCCATCACCGGATCTGTTCAAGGATCATCCAAGAGCTTTCCGGCCCCACCGCGATCTTCGGATTCGATCTCCTATGGAAGTTTCACGAATCTGAAGCTCACCGCAG AGAAGCTGGTTAAAGAACAGGCTTCTGTGAAAACTGATCTTGAAATGGCG CATTCAAAACTGAAGAAATCAGCTGAGAATATTCGTGCCCTGGAGTTGAAATTGCAGGAAACGAGTAATGAAAATGCAAAGCTCAAAGTGAAGCAGAAAGAGGATGTGAAGCTCTGGAAAGGATTAGATTCAAAACTATCTTCGACGAAGACTTTTTGTGACCAGTTGACTGAAACTCTGCAGCACTTGGCTGGTCAGGTTCGAGAAG CTGAGGAAGACAAAAAGTTTTTTGAGGAGAAGTTATCTACGAGTTCGAAAGCATTTGATGATTTTCAGCTTCAAATGAATGCCCTTTCTTCAAAACTAGAGTCCGCCGAGAAAGATATCAGAAACA GGAAACAGGAGCTGACGGAACTTGCACATGAGAAAGGGCAACTGGAAAAAAGAATTGGGGATGAGCGCTGTGTGGCTCATGATCTCATAATGGAAAAAG ACTCTATTATCAAACAATTAGAAGCCACTGTTGAAGAAGATAAGTCAGGCTTGCAAATTCTTAATTCCAAGTTACAAGAGGCACATTTTGAGTTAAGCTCAAAAGAAGACATCTGCAAATGCTTGAAAGCCACTCAGGAAAGTTTGGAGAAAGAAAAGATTGCTCTTCAGTCTAGCAATGAAGATTTTGCACAAAAACTACTCAAATCTGGTCAAGAGACAAAGAGTCTTGAAGATGCCATTAATGACTTGGCGGCAAAAATAGTTGAATTGGATAAACATAGTGTGACTGCTTCGAAGAATGTGCTTCAGTTGACTTCTACGTATGACACTTGCTACAAGTTGGTTCAGCAAGAGAAGGACCTTGCTGCAAAGCATGCTCAACAAAAGCTTGACATACTTCATGAACGATTTCTGCATGTTGCATCAGAAAATAATAGCTTCCGAGCAGAAATTGAAGAACTAAAGAATAAGGTTTCTGAGCTGCAGAAGGTCCATGAAATTATGATGGTGCAACATGCTGAGGAATGCTGTCTAGCAGAAGAGAAAATCCAGAGGTTGGAATCTGAAGCAGAGAATCTTGTTTCAATAAAGAGCGAGTTAGAGATGTTGGTTACTAAGTTGGAGGAGAAAGTTAAACTTATGTCAGAAGCCTCAAGCCTAACTACTAATCAAATG CAAGATTTGTTGCTGAAAATTTCAACATTAGAATCTGAGAATCAAGATATGCAAGAGAAGGTTCAAGTGACACTAGAAGGGAAAGCGGAGCAGATCGAAGCTCTTGAAAAAGAGATTGCAACACGAGACGAACATGTTGGTTCTCTGGAGAACCAAGTCATCCAGCTGCATGAAATTTTAGATGAGAAGGAACGTCTCCATATGCAATTTGAGGAGAAACAGAAGCTGTTGGAGGAGCAAAGAGCAgag ATTCAGGCATCACTTGCCATGGCTGAAAACACACTAATAGAAGCAAGGAAACAATACGATTTGATGCTAGAAGGAAAGCAGTTGGAGTTAACGAAACATTTAAAGGAAATTTCTCAGCGGAATGATCAG GCAATTAATGACATAAGACGGAAGTATGAGGTGGAGAAGCTAGAGATTGTTAATACTGAGAAAGAAAAG GCTGACAAGCTTATCGGGGAAATGGAAAGAAAATATGATGAAAAAATTgcagaaaataaagaagaagcaTGTCGATTCTTATCGTGTGTTCAGGAGGAACATGGTGCATTG ATTAACCGGATCCAACAGGAAAATGAAAAGAAGGAATCAAATCTTAGGGTGCACCACAGTGAAGAGCTACAACGTGTCCATCTACAAGCTGAAAATGAATTGAGGGAG AAAACTACATTGCTGAAGAAAGAACACGAAGTTCAAATGAAAGCTTTTAGGCATCAACACGAAGATGAATGTAGAAAACTACAGGATGAGCTGGAACTCCAGAAGTCAAAG GAAGAAAAACAGAGAGCACTGTTACAGCTGCAGTGGAAAGTAATGGGTGATAGTCAACATGAGGATCTAGAAGTGAACTCAAAGAAG GAATACTCTATTTCATCGATCAAGATGAAGGATGCTGATGCTGGAAAAGGAGATCAGCTTGCTTTGATAAGGCCAGAAAATGTGAAGAAG GTGACACGTCATGAATATGAAGTTGAAACCTCCAATGGCAGAACGATTACGAAGCGTAGAAAAACAAAGAGTACTGTCATGTTTGGG GATCCAGCTATGCACAAGCCAATAAATGCAAAGGACTCGAAGAATGGCAAACACATCAAGAAAGTACAAAAG GTGGTCAAAGGAGCTCGGCCGTGCCCTACAAATATCCATGAATTGTTTACAGAGGGCTCTTTGGATCCTTATGCTGATGATCCTTATGCATTTGATTAG
- the LOC131233499 gene encoding synaptonemal complex protein ZEP1-like isoform X1, translating to MQKLGFSGVKSLDKLRSITGSVQGSSKSFPAPPRSSDSISYGSFTNLKLTAEKLVKEQASVKTDLEMAHSKLKKSAENIRALELKLQETSNENAKLKVKQKEDVKLWKGLDSKLSSTKTFCDQLTETLQHLAGQVREAEEDKKFFEEKLSTSSKAFDDFQLQMNALSSKLESAEKDIRNRKQELTELAHEKGQLEKRIGDERCVAHDLIMEKDSIIKQLEATVEEDKSGLQILNSKLQEAHFELSSKEDICKCLKATQESLEKEKIALQSSNEDFAQKLLKSGQETKSLEDAINDLAAKIVELDKHSVTASKNVLQLTSTYDTCYKLVQQEKDLAAKHAQQKLDILHERFLHVASENNSFRAEIEELKNKVSELQKVHEIMMVQHAEECCLAEEKIQRLESEAENLVSIKSELEMLVTKLEEKVKLMSEASSLTTNQMQDLLLKISTLESENQDMQEKVQVTLEGKAEQIEALEKEIATRDEHVGSLENQVIQLHEILDEKERLHMQFEEKQKLLEEQRAEIQASLAMAENTLIEARKQYDLMLEGKQLELTKHLKEISQRNDQAINDIRRKYEVEKLEIVNTEKEKADKLIGEMERKYDEKIAENKEEACRFLSCVQEEHGALINRIQQENEKKESNLRVHHSEELQRVHLQAENELREKTTLLKKEHEVQMKAFRHQHEDECRKLQDELELQKSKEEKQRALLQLQWKVMGDSQHEDLEVNSKKEYSISSIKMKDADAGKGDQLALIRPENVKKNINFPGTMRTPMANLLKKVDKGNTGSQIDIPKHSKKVTRHEYEVETSNGRTITKRRKTKSTVMFGDPAMHKPINAKDSKNGKHIKKVQKVVKGARPCPTNIHELFTEGSLDPYADDPYAFD from the exons ATGCAGAAGCTAGGGTTTTCGGGCGTGAAGAGCTTAGATAAGCTCAGATCCATCACCGGATCTGTTCAAGGATCATCCAAGAGCTTTCCGGCCCCACCGCGATCTTCGGATTCGATCTCCTATGGAAGTTTCACGAATCTGAAGCTCACCGCAG AGAAGCTGGTTAAAGAACAGGCTTCTGTGAAAACTGATCTTGAAATGGCG CATTCAAAACTGAAGAAATCAGCTGAGAATATTCGTGCCCTGGAGTTGAAATTGCAGGAAACGAGTAATGAAAATGCAAAGCTCAAAGTGAAGCAGAAAGAGGATGTGAAGCTCTGGAAAGGATTAGATTCAAAACTATCTTCGACGAAGACTTTTTGTGACCAGTTGACTGAAACTCTGCAGCACTTGGCTGGTCAGGTTCGAGAAG CTGAGGAAGACAAAAAGTTTTTTGAGGAGAAGTTATCTACGAGTTCGAAAGCATTTGATGATTTTCAGCTTCAAATGAATGCCCTTTCTTCAAAACTAGAGTCCGCCGAGAAAGATATCAGAAACA GGAAACAGGAGCTGACGGAACTTGCACATGAGAAAGGGCAACTGGAAAAAAGAATTGGGGATGAGCGCTGTGTGGCTCATGATCTCATAATGGAAAAAG ACTCTATTATCAAACAATTAGAAGCCACTGTTGAAGAAGATAAGTCAGGCTTGCAAATTCTTAATTCCAAGTTACAAGAGGCACATTTTGAGTTAAGCTCAAAAGAAGACATCTGCAAATGCTTGAAAGCCACTCAGGAAAGTTTGGAGAAAGAAAAGATTGCTCTTCAGTCTAGCAATGAAGATTTTGCACAAAAACTACTCAAATCTGGTCAAGAGACAAAGAGTCTTGAAGATGCCATTAATGACTTGGCGGCAAAAATAGTTGAATTGGATAAACATAGTGTGACTGCTTCGAAGAATGTGCTTCAGTTGACTTCTACGTATGACACTTGCTACAAGTTGGTTCAGCAAGAGAAGGACCTTGCTGCAAAGCATGCTCAACAAAAGCTTGACATACTTCATGAACGATTTCTGCATGTTGCATCAGAAAATAATAGCTTCCGAGCAGAAATTGAAGAACTAAAGAATAAGGTTTCTGAGCTGCAGAAGGTCCATGAAATTATGATGGTGCAACATGCTGAGGAATGCTGTCTAGCAGAAGAGAAAATCCAGAGGTTGGAATCTGAAGCAGAGAATCTTGTTTCAATAAAGAGCGAGTTAGAGATGTTGGTTACTAAGTTGGAGGAGAAAGTTAAACTTATGTCAGAAGCCTCAAGCCTAACTACTAATCAAATG CAAGATTTGTTGCTGAAAATTTCAACATTAGAATCTGAGAATCAAGATATGCAAGAGAAGGTTCAAGTGACACTAGAAGGGAAAGCGGAGCAGATCGAAGCTCTTGAAAAAGAGATTGCAACACGAGACGAACATGTTGGTTCTCTGGAGAACCAAGTCATCCAGCTGCATGAAATTTTAGATGAGAAGGAACGTCTCCATATGCAATTTGAGGAGAAACAGAAGCTGTTGGAGGAGCAAAGAGCAgag ATTCAGGCATCACTTGCCATGGCTGAAAACACACTAATAGAAGCAAGGAAACAATACGATTTGATGCTAGAAGGAAAGCAGTTGGAGTTAACGAAACATTTAAAGGAAATTTCTCAGCGGAATGATCAG GCAATTAATGACATAAGACGGAAGTATGAGGTGGAGAAGCTAGAGATTGTTAATACTGAGAAAGAAAAG GCTGACAAGCTTATCGGGGAAATGGAAAGAAAATATGATGAAAAAATTgcagaaaataaagaagaagcaTGTCGATTCTTATCGTGTGTTCAGGAGGAACATGGTGCATTG ATTAACCGGATCCAACAGGAAAATGAAAAGAAGGAATCAAATCTTAGGGTGCACCACAGTGAAGAGCTACAACGTGTCCATCTACAAGCTGAAAATGAATTGAGGGAG AAAACTACATTGCTGAAGAAAGAACACGAAGTTCAAATGAAAGCTTTTAGGCATCAACACGAAGATGAATGTAGAAAACTACAGGATGAGCTGGAACTCCAGAAGTCAAAG GAAGAAAAACAGAGAGCACTGTTACAGCTGCAGTGGAAAGTAATGGGTGATAGTCAACATGAGGATCTAGAAGTGAACTCAAAGAAG GAATACTCTATTTCATCGATCAAGATGAAGGATGCTGATGCTGGAAAAGGAGATCAGCTTGCTTTGATAAGGCCAGAAAATGTGAAGAAG AACATTAACTTCCCTGGAACAATGCGCACACCTATGGCAAACTTATTGAAGAAAGTAGATAAAGGGAACACGGGAAGCCAAATTGACATTCCTAAGCATAGTAAGAAG GTGACACGTCATGAATATGAAGTTGAAACCTCCAATGGCAGAACGATTACGAAGCGTAGAAAAACAAAGAGTACTGTCATGTTTGGG GATCCAGCTATGCACAAGCCAATAAATGCAAAGGACTCGAAGAATGGCAAACACATCAAGAAAGTACAAAAG GTGGTCAAAGGAGCTCGGCCGTGCCCTACAAATATCCATGAATTGTTTACAGAGGGCTCTTTGGATCCTTATGCTGATGATCCTTATGCATTTGATTAG